DNA sequence from the Streptomyces cinnabarinus genome:
AGCCTCTGGAGTCGAGCGTGGTGCTGCTGGAGTCGCTTTTCGATGCGCTGGATGCCGGTGCGGAGAGTGGTCAGCTCCCTGCGGTGTTCGCCCGACGTTTCGATGAGGGCGTTGAACATGGGGACGACGGTCTTGCCGAGGATGTGGGTGATGCGTTGGTCGATTCGGTCGTCGAGGGAGAGGGTGTCCGGCTGGGCAGGGTTTTCCACAGGCTGTGTGCGGGCGAGGTACTCCATGTCCAGCAAGTACGTACGCACCTGGCGGGCGACATCGCTGTCGCGCAGGAGCATGGCGACGTTGAGGACGGCGCGGCGAGAGTAGAGGGTGAGGCTGGACCGAGGCTGTGGATGACCGCTGGGAAAGCGTGACAAGACGTCACGCTTAAATTCTGCGAGGTCACGGCCTTGGAGCGTCACCATGCCGTTGCATGACAGCTCCTCGCGATGCCGTGCCTTGAGCTGGCGGATCGCGTCGACGGTGACCCCGAAGTACGTCGCCACCATCGCCGTTGTCACATGCATTCCGTCCGGTAGCAGTGACAGTGCCTTCACCTTGTCGAGTACGTCCGTGCGGTCGAGCACGCTGTCGCGCAGGGCCGGTGATTCCAGGAGGGCCTGTTCGTTGATCATGTTCTGCCCGTTCTGTCGTGTCGTGGCCGTATGGCCAGGGCAGAGCTGTGAGTCCCCACCCCACCCGATCAACGAGTAGTCACATATGAAGACACGACGGAAGTTCGCGCGGGCGTGCGAAGGCCCCGGTTCC
Encoded proteins:
- a CDS encoding restriction endonuclease, giving the protein MINEQALLESPALRDSVLDRTDVLDKVKALSLLPDGMHVTTAMVATYFGVTVDAIRQLKARHREELSCNGMVTLQGRDLAEFKRDVLSRFPSGHPQPRSSLTLYSRRAVLNVAMLLRDSDVARQVRTYLLDMEYLARTQPVENPAQPDTLSLDDRIDQRITHILGKTVVPMFNALIETSGEHRRELTTLRTGIQRIEKRLQQHHARLQRLESPQEGRPLAGVMTAMDAMNGREFEEHVATLLRRDGCTDVLVKGRARDRGVDITARTPDGRLLVVQCKRFAPHLSITSPEVQKFAGAAKVLHRSDVALFVATCPFTRDALNIAAESGITAVHRGRLEEWSAGEPLKVLRQP